Proteins encoded by one window of Castor canadensis chromosome 2, mCasCan1.hap1v2, whole genome shotgun sequence:
- the Irf5 gene encoding interferon regulatory factor 5 isoform X1, producing MNQPAPGAPPPPRRVRLKPWLVAQVNSCQYPGLQWVNGERKFFYIPWRHATRHGPSQDGDNTIFKAWAKETGKYTEGVDEADPAKWKANLRCALNKSRDFRLFYDGPRDMPPQPYKIYEVCSNGPAPTESQPVEDYTVGTGEEEEEEEEELQRMLPGLSITEAVGPGPPMAPYSLPKEDVKWPPALQPPVGIGPPVSDPSLLVPPHGTSADFGQLPPEVLEPEPLGNSLSAVGEQLLPDLLISPHMLPLTDLEIKFQYRGRPPRALTVSNPHGCRLFYSQLEATQEQVELFGPVSLEQVRFPSPEDIPSDKQRFYTNQLLDVLDRGLILQLQGQDLYAIRLCQCKVFWSGPCASAHGSCPNPIQREVKTKLFSLELFLNELILFQKGQTNAPPPFEIFFCFGEEWPDHKPREKKLITVQVVPVAARLLLEMFSGELSWSADSIRLQISNPDLKDHMVEQFKELHHIWQSQQRLQPPVALAPPVAGLAAGQGPWPMHPVGMQ from the exons ATGAACCAGCCGGCCCCTGGGGCTCCCCCGCCACCCCGCCGTGTGCGGCTGAAGCCCTGGCTGGTGGCCCAAGTGAACAGCTGTCAGTATCCAGGGCTTCAGTGGGTCAATGGGGAAAGAAAATTCTTCTATATTCCTTGGCGCCATGCTACACGGCACGGCCCCAGCCAGGACGGAGACAACACCATTTTCAAG GCCTGGGCCAAGGAGACGGGGAAATATACCGAGGGAGTGGATGAGGCTGATCCGGCCAAGTGGAAGGCCAACTTGCGTTGCGCCCTTAATAAGAGCCGCGACTTCCGACTCTTCTATGATGGGCCCAGGGACATGCCACCTCAGCCCTACAAGATCTACGAGGTCTGCTCCAATGGCCCTGCTCCCACAG AGTCCCAGCCAGTTGAGGATTATACTGTAGgtacaggagaggaggaagaggaggaagaggaagag CTCCAGAGGATGTTACCTGGCCTGAGCATCACAG AAGCAGTGGGGCCTGGTCCCCCCATGGCACCTTATTCTTTACCCAAAGAAGATGTCAAATGGCCACCTGCTCTCCAGCCACCTGTGGGGAttggtcctcctgtctcagaccCCAGTCTCCTGGTCCCTCCCCATGGCACCTCTGCTGACTTTGGGCAGCTTCCTCCTGAGGTCTTGGAGCCTGAGCCCCTGGGTAACAGCCTGTCTGCTGTGGGCGAACAACTCCTGCCCGACCTGCTGATCAGCCCCCACATGCTGCCCT TGACTGACCTGGAGATCAAGTTCCAATACCGGGGACGGCCACCCCGGGCCCTCACCGTCAGCAACCCACATGGCTGTCGGCTCTTCTACAGCCAGCTGGAGGCCACCCAGGAGCAGGTGGAACTCTTTGGCCCTGTGAGCCTCGAGCAAGTGCGCTTCCCCAGCCCTGAGGACATCCCCAGTGACAAGCAGCGCTTCTACACGAACCAGCTGCTTGATGTCCTCGACCGCGGGCTCATCCTCCAGCTACAGGGCCAGGACCTGTATGCCATCCGCCTGTGCCAGTGCAAGGTGTTCTGGAGCGGGCCCTGCGCCTCAGCCCATGGCTCGTGCCCCAACCCCATCCAGCGAGAGGTCAAAACCAAGCTCTTCAGTCTGGAGCTATTTCTCAATG AGCTCATCCTGTTCCAGAAGGGCCAGACCAACGCCCCCCCACCCTTCGAGATCTTCTTCTGCTTTGGGGAGGAGTGGCCTGACCACAAACCCCGGGAGAAGAAGCTTATTACTGTCCAG GTGGTGCCCGTTGCAGCTCGGTTGCTGCTGGAGATGTTCTCAGGGGAGCTTTCTTGGTCAGCTGACAGCATCCGGCTGCAGATCTCAAACCCAGACCTTAAAGACCACATGGTGGAACAGTTCAAAGAGCTCCATCATATCTGGCAGTCTCAGCAGCGGCTGCAGCCCCCTGTGGCCCTGGCCCCTCCTGTGGCAGGCCTTGCTGCTGGCCAGGGGCCCTGGCCTATGCACCCAGTTGGCATGCAATAA
- the Irf5 gene encoding interferon regulatory factor 5 isoform X2 — translation MGKENSSIFLGAMLHGTAPARTETTPFSSCPLFLPKAWAKETGKYTEGVDEADPAKWKANLRCALNKSRDFRLFYDGPRDMPPQPYKIYEVCSNGPAPTESQPVEDYTVGTGEEEEEEEEELQRMLPGLSITEAVGPGPPMAPYSLPKEDVKWPPALQPPVGIGPPVSDPSLLVPPHGTSADFGQLPPEVLEPEPLGNSLSAVGEQLLPDLLISPHMLPLTDLEIKFQYRGRPPRALTVSNPHGCRLFYSQLEATQEQVELFGPVSLEQVRFPSPEDIPSDKQRFYTNQLLDVLDRGLILQLQGQDLYAIRLCQCKVFWSGPCASAHGSCPNPIQREVKTKLFSLELFLNELILFQKGQTNAPPPFEIFFCFGEEWPDHKPREKKLITVQVVPVAARLLLEMFSGELSWSADSIRLQISNPDLKDHMVEQFKELHHIWQSQQRLQPPVALAPPVAGLAAGQGPWPMHPVGMQ, via the exons ATGGGGAAAGAAAATTCTTCTATATTCCTTGGCGCCATGCTACACGGCACGGCCCCAGCCAGGACGGAGACAACACCATTTTCAAG CTGTCCTCTCTTCCTGCCCAAGGCCTGGGCCAAGGAGACGGGGAAATATACCGAGGGAGTGGATGAGGCTGATCCGGCCAAGTGGAAGGCCAACTTGCGTTGCGCCCTTAATAAGAGCCGCGACTTCCGACTCTTCTATGATGGGCCCAGGGACATGCCACCTCAGCCCTACAAGATCTACGAGGTCTGCTCCAATGGCCCTGCTCCCACAG AGTCCCAGCCAGTTGAGGATTATACTGTAGgtacaggagaggaggaagaggaggaagaggaagag CTCCAGAGGATGTTACCTGGCCTGAGCATCACAG AAGCAGTGGGGCCTGGTCCCCCCATGGCACCTTATTCTTTACCCAAAGAAGATGTCAAATGGCCACCTGCTCTCCAGCCACCTGTGGGGAttggtcctcctgtctcagaccCCAGTCTCCTGGTCCCTCCCCATGGCACCTCTGCTGACTTTGGGCAGCTTCCTCCTGAGGTCTTGGAGCCTGAGCCCCTGGGTAACAGCCTGTCTGCTGTGGGCGAACAACTCCTGCCCGACCTGCTGATCAGCCCCCACATGCTGCCCT TGACTGACCTGGAGATCAAGTTCCAATACCGGGGACGGCCACCCCGGGCCCTCACCGTCAGCAACCCACATGGCTGTCGGCTCTTCTACAGCCAGCTGGAGGCCACCCAGGAGCAGGTGGAACTCTTTGGCCCTGTGAGCCTCGAGCAAGTGCGCTTCCCCAGCCCTGAGGACATCCCCAGTGACAAGCAGCGCTTCTACACGAACCAGCTGCTTGATGTCCTCGACCGCGGGCTCATCCTCCAGCTACAGGGCCAGGACCTGTATGCCATCCGCCTGTGCCAGTGCAAGGTGTTCTGGAGCGGGCCCTGCGCCTCAGCCCATGGCTCGTGCCCCAACCCCATCCAGCGAGAGGTCAAAACCAAGCTCTTCAGTCTGGAGCTATTTCTCAATG AGCTCATCCTGTTCCAGAAGGGCCAGACCAACGCCCCCCCACCCTTCGAGATCTTCTTCTGCTTTGGGGAGGAGTGGCCTGACCACAAACCCCGGGAGAAGAAGCTTATTACTGTCCAG GTGGTGCCCGTTGCAGCTCGGTTGCTGCTGGAGATGTTCTCAGGGGAGCTTTCTTGGTCAGCTGACAGCATCCGGCTGCAGATCTCAAACCCAGACCTTAAAGACCACATGGTGGAACAGTTCAAAGAGCTCCATCATATCTGGCAGTCTCAGCAGCGGCTGCAGCCCCCTGTGGCCCTGGCCCCTCCTGTGGCAGGCCTTGCTGCTGGCCAGGGGCCCTGGCCTATGCACCCAGTTGGCATGCAATAA